The following nucleotide sequence is from Zea mays cultivar B73 chromosome 1, Zm-B73-REFERENCE-NAM-5.0, whole genome shotgun sequence.
tcgactggagtctggctgcgaagtccttgtccacgtgcggctggactgcggagtctgactgttgggtttccgttgcgactcgaccttgcgctggtggagctcttcggatttggcatatttttcgaagagctgatatagctcctgcaagctcttgggtggatctctgatacaatggctgtagaggacgccggcccgaaggccattgatggcgtagtggatagcgatctgatcgtcgacagagggcagctgtgacttgagtgttaagaacttgcggtaatactcccgcagagtctccttttccagctgtttgcaaagcgagagctcggccaaagcgtcggtgtctggacggtacccttgaaagttgaggaggaacttgtccctgagacttcgccacgaatcaatggacagcgggggcaatctggtgaaccaggtgagtgctgggccctctagggcgatgatgaaagactttgccattgtggcgtcgtcccctccggctgatgcaacggcgacttggtaactcatgatgtattgcgccgggtcggtgctgccgttgtacttggggtatgcccccgctcgaaagttggctggccaaggcgtcacttgcaggtgtggcgccaggggacttcgctcgtcgaggtagttgaccccttggaatggcgcgccgtgctggggggcgtagtcatgctgggggaaatgcgggttctccggctgcgtccggtgctgcaggggttggccatgctgccggccgaggtagccttcgcgcatgtcctccggctgagcgcgttgttggaggggtggctcttgctgtaaaccgaggtggccttcgcgctgcatcagcgcgatctcgcgctcgaggtcctgggctttctgctcctcgtcgcgtatcatttgccgcactttggctaatgcggaaacacgctggcgcttggcctctagtatctctttctgcctctggagattgtggttcctgaggcgcagggcgcgcagctgcagctgttcttctgttgagacgctgagggcctcaccgtcctcggtgaggtcggcgccttccagtggggcgaagcctgggggcggctgcgactgtccttcggttccgcaggtgcggaaggcgtcgtcttcgccggtgtggggaacgttgtcttcaaagggctcttggtgggtggattgggtgagggcgagggccttgccctttcttgcggccagcagtgctgccttcgcagcctcgtcagccttggggttagctctcttgggtgccatcgcgggtggttttgtcgtggcacgaacggtgggcgccaaatgttggcacttgctctctgctgcaagtgggccaacgaGGGTGAACAATGgtaacaacagggttacgtgcacgggggcaatagctctgttgatctagcctctcacgggcactgtgcgggggtatttataggtgtctgagtgcccagcgtcttgtgttaaggacgcatgtgccctcagacgcctggtttatccccggaatattcccataaagcagggttacaagttgTAATTACAAGtgtgcctttacaagttaggcccgtaatacagaggcggccacgcggggcccgttacaatgggccagatcacacgtgggccttggggctgaacgaggccgcgccgtgtgaagacgtcgccgcaggccttcgtcaaagtgccgagtcctgcgaagggtgtccctgcccgctttgcctccgtcggaccagcggctgcagcgaaggcctcgagcgaagggtggcgtctttgccttcgccccaacaatcattcaaattagaaattgaaactagatgttcactacaagcatcaacattaaaatctttacacttattgcaaattgcaacatgttctacacaagatgttgatttattggctatttctaacttagcattcaaatcatcatttatgctctttaagctagaaatagagtcatggcatgtagacaattcacaagaaagcatttcattccttttaatttctaaagcaagggatttttgtgcctctacaaacttatcatgttcttcatacaaaagatcctcttgcttttctaataacttattcttatcattcaatgcatcaattaattcattaatcttatcaaccttaattctatctaggcccttgaataaacatgaatagtctatttcatcatcgctagattcttcatcacttgaggaagcgtaagtactagtattatgagtgcttaccttcttttcccttgccatgaggcaggtgtgatgctcgttggggaagagggccgacttgttgaaggcggtggcggcgagtccttcgttgtcggagtcggacgacgaacaatccgagtcccactcctttccaaggtgtgcctcgcccttagccttcttgtaagctttcttcttttccctcttattcccttattcctggtcactatcattatcgggacaattagcgataaaatgaccaatcttaccacatttgaagcatgagcgcttccccttcgtcttggtcttgttgggatgctccttgcgaccccttagtgccgtcttgaaacgcttaatgatgagggccatctcttcctcattgagtcccgccgcctcaacttgtgccaccttgctaggtagcacttccttgctccttgttgctttgagagcaacggtttgaggctcgtggattgggctgttcaacgcatcgtcaacgtatcttgcctccttgatcatcatccgcccgcttaaaaactttccaagtatctcttcgggcgtcatcttggtgtacctaggattctcacgaatattgttcacaagatgtggatcaaggacagtaaaagaccttagcattaggcggacgacgtcgtggttcgtccatcgcgtgcttccatagctccttattttattgacgagggtcttgagccggttgtacgtttgggttggctcctcgcccctgatcattgcgaatctcccaagttcgccctccaccaactccatcttggtgagcatggtgacgtcgttcccctcatgtgagattttgagggtgtcccaaatctagtgctttaggacttgtgagaggatcgttcttgtgttttcttgttgctcttgtttgcttggttggctttcttcttccttactattgttctcaagacacttgtaatcaaagcaagagacaccaagtgtgtggtggtccttgtgagggtctaagtgtcccgattgattaaggagaaagctcactcggtctaagtgaccatttgagagagggaaagggttgaaagagacccggtctttgtgaccacctcaacggggactaggttctttagaaccgaacttcgataaaacaaatcaccgtgtcatccgctttactttcttggttgatttgttttttcactctctcccaaactcagattttattctaacgctaaccccggcttgtagtgtgcctaaagttgtaaatttcagattccacctatccaccccctctaggcgacttttaggagGACTCGACGAATTTGATGGCGGGGTCGGGATAGCAGAAAAGGGGGTGAGGTGACTGGACAGCAGAGGGGGAGTCCTCGGCGGACCGGGGAACACTCTGGCGAGCAATCGCGAGCGACTAAATGCAAGACAGGGAAAATTAGAGGTGGGGTTAGGACGGTTACCTTGAGGGAAGACTCAGGAACACACGAACGACGTCCGGGGCACGGCGAGGGCACGAGTCGACGGCGGCGGAGCTGCGACAATGAACCGGTGAACACAGATCGGGCGAACCAGAGGGGGAGGGGCGAACCAAGGGGCGTCCCGGGTTGTGGGTGACAAGGCGGAGCTTATTGAGGCTCGACGGCGACAGTAGAACGGGCGCGAGACCACGACGGAGCTCCCTAGGTGTGCGCGTGATGCGAGGCGAGGGCTGCGAGTGAGGGAAGAGGAGGGCGAGCGGGTACTGGGCAGCTAGAAAAAGGCCAGGGTGGGGACGGGCGTGACCTCGGCGTGCGTCGTGGGCGCGGAGTCCATGACGGCGCGCGGGTCGTGCGCGGGCGGTTCGGAGGGGAAGGGTCCGACAGACGGGACCCACGGGTCAGCGATAgcgaacgggcggcagggctgacgAGCGGGGCCCTAAGGACAGAGAGAGGGGAACAcgcgccgggggggggggggggggggggggggttggcgcCGACAAGTCGGCCCCACTGGGTAACGAGAGGGAGAGGGGGAAGAGAGAGCGGGCGCGAgaaggcgctgacaggcgggggccGCCTGTCAAAGAGGGCTGGCGCGCGAGGCTGGCCCGAGATGGGCCTGCTGGGCTGAATTGAGGTTTtctattttcctggaatttccaattgcttttctatttattttctctagggtttccaaatcaaattcaaatcaaatataaattcaaaccatttcaaaaatgtgcatcaaacaaaagaataatttaggcttaGCATGATACAATATTTTGTGACTCACATTGTTTTGATAAAATAAATAGTTAATCCCTCTTCTAATTAGCTTAATTCTAATAAAAAGAAAGAGAGACTAAAGAGAGAAAGACAAGAGATAACTCATGAATTTGGTAAatataaattttataccccaaattcagggtgttacagtttgCCTATAGCTCGACTAGAGAAACATCTTGGGGTTGTTTGATTTAGCTCTTTTCTCGAGGAGTTTTTTCGAGAATCTAGTTGTAGAGATAATTTGAGTATCGTGGAGATTACTTGCAGAAGAAGATAAAGAGTTCATGTGGTTTGTGATGTAGAAAGTGACAATTTTATGCTTTTACAACGACTTAACTCTATATTCACGACGATTTTAGACAGTTTTGATTACAGTTGTAGATAGTTTTAACTAAAATGATTCTCataaatctctactaactattaagggggcagtgtagactgcccccgcctcatCCCCACCCGCCCGCGGATAACGCGACCGTCACTGCGATTCCCCTCGCCCCCACCGCCGCGATTCCCCAACCGCCCGCGGATCACGCGCACGACCGCCCCCTCCCGACGCGATTCCCCAACCGCCCGCGATGAATCCCCGCTACGCCTGCtctcaacaacctccgcctccatcgCCGTGCGTCTCGGTCATGGAAACAAACCGCAGCGCCCGACTCCAGGCGCGGTTCGCCCTCCGCACGAGCTCCCTCGACGCGTCGGCGACAGTGACGATGACAGTGAACGGATCTGCAGGGGCCGCGGTGGAGAGGAAGGAGAAGGTGGAGGAGGATAAGGACAACGAGGGGCTGCCGGTGAAGGAGGAGCAGGAGAGGGGCTGGAGGTCCTCTACGACGACGGCTTTGGCTCCGTGACCGTCAAGGACTACTTCGCGGCGGCCAAGAAAGTAGAAGGAAGTGTGTCGTACTCGTACTCATACCGGGTTGGTTTGTTTTGAGACGTGTGCGGTCGGGAGAGGGGATGGAGAGGAAGGGAGGGTGCTGCCTCGCCCCGAGGTACGCCGCCACCGCGGCCGCGCAGCAGGCAGGCGCGGCCTGGCAGATGGGGAGGATCATGCTCAAGTTCCGCCCGATTGCTCCTAAgccggcggccatggcgcccgcgcCGGCACCGGCTCCGGTGACGGGACCGGCCGTGAGTGCCGGGAAAGGGAAGCGAAAGGCCGCGTGCGGAGGCGGCGGGAGGAGGGGCCGGAAGCCCAAGAAGGCGGCCAAAGTTGCGATGGTGACTGCAGCGCctgcggcgacggcggcggcgcaagATGTGGGCGACTGCCGGAAGCACTGCGACAAGGAGAAGTCGTCTTCGTCGCCGTCCTCGTCCTCGTCGGGGACGTCATCCGTGGACTCGTCGCCGCCACCCCGGCCGCAGCAGCGCCAGCTCGCAACGCTGCCGCTCATGCCCGAGACGGCGGCGGATAAGGCCGTTGCTTGTCCAGCGATACCTGAGACGCGTCTCCACTATCGGCGGATAAGGCCGTGCCGCTCATGCCCGAAACTTCTTGTTGACTGGGCAGTCAATTTGGGCTTCCATCTTGTTCAGCTCCTTCCAATCAACGATACTTCAGTTCATGGGATGAGGTGGGATTCTTATCCGTACAGGTATGACTAATATTCGATACCAAAGGTTTCCTGCTCATAATGGTTGTTTTTCTTGAAATCAGTAAGGACGTTATCTAAACAGTAGCAGCGCCCCTCATGTGTGAATTACAGCTCCCTCTCTGTGTTTGCTTTGCATCCCTTGTACCTGAGGGTACAAGCACTTTCAGATGCAATTCCTGTGTTAAGGTATACCTTTGTTATGCTTTCAAATTTATTCATTGTATGTCTTGGCTGTGTTATTTTTATTCCACTAAATGTTTGTTACTCACCTCGTTTGGTACCCAATTTAAAATTTACTACAGGAAGAAATTCAGCAGGCAAAGAAGCATTTGGATAAAAAGGTTATTGCATTTGCATGTTGTCTTTGACTGTTGTAGATCTCTGAGTAAATCTTTAATGTTTGGTTATTTCTTAACTTGGAAATGACATGTAAATTAGGATGTCGACTACGAGGCAGCATTGTCCACAAAATTGTCGATTGCTAGAAAAATATTCAATTTAGAAAAGGAAAAGGTGCTAAACTCCAGTTCTTTCCAGCAGTTCTTATCTGAAAACGAGGTACATTCACTGCCATTTCGTTTCTCATGTGTAATCATGGTACTTGATTTCCTATTCCAAACTGTATGTGATAAGCTTTCACGCTGCTCCAATAGGAATGGTTGAAACCATATGCGGCATTTTGCTTTTTGCGGGACTTCTGATCACAGTCAATGGGATCGTTTTTCTCAGTTTTCCAAGGATAAGGTATTCAGAATATTATTCTGCATTTGGTACTTGTATCTTTTCTCCCACTATAGCTTGCTAAGAACATGTTGTTCTATTTTTTTATGAGAGCACATGTTTATGAGCACTAAGATGGTTTCCCTTTGTAATGTGTTTCAGCTTGACAAACTTATTTCTGAAGGTACTTTACACCATGATGTTATACGTTTTCATTACTATGTTCAGTACCATCTATATATACAAGTAAGTATTTCCTGTTGTTGTATTGTCGTTCTGAACTGCTCATAGTACTACTCTCATGTATTTATTTTTGACATTATTTTTTTAGTTATCTGAGGCAGCAACATATGCAAGAAAGAAAAATGTTATCCTGAAAGGTGATTTACCTATTGATGTTGATAGGAATAGTGTCGATACTTGGGTATACCCAACCTTGTTTCGCATGAATACCACTACTGGAGCGCCTCTTGATTATTTTGACAAGAATGGACAAAATTGGGGTTTTCCTACATATAACTGAGAGGAGATGTCAAAGGATAATTATGGGTGGTGGCGAGCTCGTCTGACACAGGTTATTTAACATAACAGTCGTATTTCTGACCGGTCATCTTTTCCTTTTATTATTCATATCCTACTAGCATCGCCTCCGCCATGCATCGCAGTCCACGCGCTCCATCTGCGTCGGCTCTCCAGCTTTCCACGCCGCCAACAACCAATGTCGCgtctgctgcccctgctgcccccGCTGCGCGTCTGTGTCCACGATGTCTGAAGTTTCGCGCCCCTACCCCCTCAACCTCCATGAACGCCGTCGCGCCAGCGCCCCCCTCCCCTGCCCCACGAGTTCTGGTAAGCCAAACAAGTGGCAGTTAATACCTCGGTCCTCGTGGCGACAGCGGAAACTCCTCGCTCCCCAGCCGGCAAACGCCAGCCCCCGCGACGGCGTGATCCCTGGCGTAGCCTGTCCGCCGGCGCACTCATCGGTCCCTGCTGTCCACGCTTGCGCTCCCGGTCCCCACGCGCGGTCCCGGCCCACGCGGTCGCGCTGTCAAACTGATTTCCTTATGGCACCCTGATAAAAAGCGTGctaatttttagaaaataaatgttaACATGTTAACTGGTCTGATAGGTCCTAGGATGATTTTAGGTGTAAGGAACTAATCAAAACACCAAGAGAAATAAATACGTGGATGGCAGCTCTTGTTTTAATCTTGTAACAACGTTTTTGCTAGACTCAACTATTTTTTATTAGGTGTGTTCCTTGGCAAAAAAAACAAGCTTACCTTGTGTTGCTTATTACTTAACTTATCTTCATATTTCGGTCTTTGCAGGGTGGTGCAGTTTCACTAAAAGAAGCTACAGTTCCTACCCCACGGTTGATCAGCTCCCAAGAACTTGAGTAATTTTTCCTTACTTCTGAAAGCTTCCTTGTCCTACATCCATTAAGCTTCTATTTTATTTTAACCAGTCTTGACACAGTTTCCAAACTGTTATTTGTCATGCAGGTTCTTCAGGCCTCACATTGAAATAAAGCGCGATCGTCAGACTAGCGAAGTTTTTGAAGTACTTGATGGTTTAATGTTCAAGGATGGATTTCTGTATAAAAAGGTTGCACTTAGTTCTTTGATTTATTGGGGGATACAACCGACAGAAACAAAGCTTTTGAAATTCTCTTCTAGGATACAACATATATTCTAGGATAAACAGTcagtgtttcttgttttcttctgTAATATTTTCTGCATGTAAGTACATCGTTCTGATTTCCTTCATAATACAGCTGAAGGGCCTTACAGGAGCACCAGAGAACAACTTTTCTCTATTGGGCAGATGTTGCGCATTAGAAAGGGTCCTTTGAAGGGCTACCTCTGTCGAGTAGTTAGGATATTTCGGAATGATGTGACTGTTAAgctagactctctactaaaaattgtTACAGGTTGGTTAGCTTACCTATTGTTGGACTTGTTTGTACAATGACTGACTTCTCCATGTGTGCAGTACAAGCTGATCTTCTTTCAGTCCCAGCTAATAGGGGGTAAGCAATTGAAGCATGTTTTAGTTTTCTTTCCTTTGCCGCTTATGTTGTAAATCCTGTAATGCAATTGCACCATCATTAGGCCAAAGTATGGTATCACTTCCAGTCTTCCATATTAGCTTCTCACTATGTTACATGGCCTACCAGGGATAACTTGTCTGGTGCTCCAACTAGGGTGACTACTCTTGTTTTATGATAATCCTGCAACAATAACATATTTGTTACAAATTTGAATGTATGAATACAACAAATACTGCAATGAATATCTTCTCAGTAACCATCGAAGGACAAAGCATTAATGTGAGTGGGGCTGACCGAAGAAAAATTGCAAGAGCAGATTGTGCCAGTTCGTCGCTAAATTGCAACAGCCATACTGGTCTGAAGGACAAAGCATTAATGCGAGCGGTTAATTTGTTGTTTTGTTGGAGATTTGAGGTCACTAATGTTATTAGACTTGTGACCAGTATGACGTCTCCAACATGGTACTGTCGGGTTTTGTCTGTGTATAATTGAAGCAGTAAGCCTAAAATAGGTTTCGGTTGCTTGGATTTGGATGGTAATGGTTGTGAACAATGTCGAACCTTCGGATTGCAGTAAATGAACATGTTTGATCGGAGAGCTCATGTTGTGATTCATTTCTTCCTTATCTGCAAGTATCAGTTTATCACCAAGTCATCTTGAGTTAATATGGTGTAATCTTGTTCTTGCTTCAAGGTTCCTTGAGACAAAATGACATTTTTcttcattattttattttaaaCTTTAGAATATGTTAGTACGACATAGAAAAGATCATACTACTTTTAATCGACTGAAGCATTCATCAACTGAAGATGGTTCTAAAAGCACGTTATAATATTTACTACACACTTCTAACCACAGAAACTCAACAATGATTAAAAGGGGTGCAGTAAATGCTCGGAGAATTTTAAAAAAATAAATTGTTTGGTGGACCATTTAACCTTCTAAAAATTGATAGAAATTGatttgcttgcagtagggggttacaagcgtccgcgagggagagagagagagagagtctgtccgtcagcccgtcctcccgcgcggccacctcctcatacgagggccctggaccttccttttatagatgtaaggagagggcacaGGTGTACAATAAGGGTGTAGCAGTATGCTAacctgtccggcagagaggagccagagccctatgtacatgccgacgtggctgtcggagaggtgttagtgccctgtgcatgtgatgtcgtggccgtcggaggagcacttgagccctatagaagcacatctgtcggggctgccgggtccttgctgacg
It contains:
- the LOC103644641 gene encoding cyclin-dependent kinase inhibitor 1C, which codes for MERKGGCCLAPRYAATAAAQQAGAAWQMGRIMLKFRPIAPKPAAMAPAPAPAPVTGPAVSAGKGKRKAACGGGGRRGRKPKKAAKVAMVTAAPAATAAAQDVGDCRKHCDKEKSSSSPSSSSSGTSSVDSSPPPRPQQRQLATLPLMPETAADKAVACPAVPLMPETSC